A single window of Bacillota bacterium DNA harbors:
- a CDS encoding amidohydrolase family protein, translating into MLHAVDLHTHIIPIDFIETALKNPNKFTVKINAEKKEEGCFVLHHDQGYVYEVTPPFYNLQARLLEMERRNLTHEVLSVSPTLFYYWSDLGTAREVARLCNDALEKWVQARPGQFKVFGTVPMQDCKSAVSELEYLMSRPGFVGVEIGGVIEGTPIADPSYLPFFEAAEALGAVIFIHPYFVGPRPGLERHYLTNLIGNPLESSIAIGLLILEGVFQKYPKLKVLAAHGGGYLPYGIGRIDHGYRVRKETGPDLEACPSIFLGTNVYCDCITHDPKALVYLKNKLGVGKVLPRLRLSF; encoded by the coding sequence ATGCTGCACGCAGTAGATCTTCATACTCATATTATACCGATCGATTTTATTGAAACCGCCCTCAAAAACCCAAACAAATTCACAGTTAAAATAAACGCCGAAAAGAAAGAAGAAGGATGCTTTGTTTTACATCACGATCAGGGGTATGTGTATGAAGTTACACCTCCGTTTTATAACCTGCAAGCCCGGCTCCTGGAGATGGAGAGAAGAAATCTGACGCATGAGGTATTATCCGTTTCCCCAACACTCTTTTATTACTGGAGCGATCTGGGGACCGCCCGGGAAGTAGCACGGCTTTGTAATGATGCCCTGGAGAAGTGGGTTCAGGCAAGACCCGGCCAATTCAAAGTCTTCGGGACAGTTCCCATGCAGGACTGCAAGAGCGCAGTTTCAGAGTTGGAATACCTGATGTCAAGGCCGGGATTCGTGGGTGTTGAAATCGGCGGAGTCATCGAAGGCACACCAATTGCAGATCCGTCATATTTGCCCTTTTTCGAGGCAGCAGAAGCCCTTGGCGCGGTCATTTTCATTCACCCGTATTTTGTGGGGCCCCGTCCCGGCCTTGAGCGTCACTACCTGACAAACCTGATCGGCAACCCCCTTGAGTCGAGCATTGCAATTGGTTTGTTGATTCTGGAGGGCGTTTTTCAAAAGTATCCGAAGCTCAAGGTGCTAGCTGCACACGGGGGAGGGTATTTACCCTACGGGATCGGGCGGATTGATCATGGGTACCGCGTGCGAAAAGAAACGGGCCCGGATCTTGAGGCCTGTCCTTCCATCTTTCTCGGAACCAATGTTTATTGTGACTGCATCACTCATGATCCAAAGGCACTGGTTTATCTTAAAAATAAGCTAGGTGTGGGCAAAGTACTCCCTCGGCTCCGATTATCCTTTTGA
- a CDS encoding aldehyde ferredoxin oxidoreductase family protein, giving the protein MKGYAGKILFVNLTDSSFRSEPVPPDWGPLFIGGRGLGIRLLLDNLKPGTDPLSPENVLILATGPLTGTLAPCTGKYVVFSKSPLTGGVLESYSSGELAVQLKLAGYDALVITGKCPELSVLWIEDDRVTVRPVPELKGKGCFESETYLRQNVGFEAGVAVIGPAGENMVKYASIGSDYFRQAARGGGGAVFGSKNLKGIVVRGTGRIEVADWKNLVAKYSEDVRRAFESRLATARKKYGTPLTLDITNASGMLPTLNFQHGTMEEARGNLDAEAVRKLVVKDRGCYCCMTPCSKFIKFQAAAEQKCLEGPEYETLGMIGSNLGISDLSAVGDLNLACDDLGMDTISAGAVLGFIMECIDRGYLSEDEVGYEIRFGKKKDLIPFLNAIANRTGYGNQAAEGVRYLAECIGSKSVDFAMHVKGLEFPAYDPRAGFGAGLAYAVSPRGACHRRAWPPAIEIIGGIDRFSYEGKAELVKKMFDENNFLHSLLVCDFPAKFIPLTVEDYLKYFYYVVGSEIENFTLSEFGDRIEAMFRVFNIREGFTSVDDTLPERILNEGLKSGAAKGKYITKDGLNMMIQEYYELRGWDHEGRPTAETLARLKIDKELNAGE; this is encoded by the coding sequence ATGAAGGGTTACGCAGGAAAAATCTTGTTTGTAAATTTAACGGACAGTTCTTTCCGGAGTGAACCTGTCCCTCCTGACTGGGGACCCCTTTTTATAGGTGGCAGGGGATTGGGCATCAGGTTGCTTTTAGATAATTTAAAACCTGGTACCGATCCCCTTTCCCCAGAAAATGTCTTGATACTTGCAACAGGACCCTTAACAGGCACATTGGCGCCTTGTACAGGCAAGTATGTTGTGTTCTCAAAATCACCTCTTACGGGTGGGGTTTTGGAAAGTTATTCAAGCGGGGAACTTGCCGTACAGCTCAAGCTGGCTGGTTACGATGCTCTGGTCATTACGGGAAAGTGCCCCGAACTTTCCGTTTTGTGGATTGAAGATGATCGTGTCACTGTGCGCCCTGTCCCGGAATTAAAAGGCAAAGGGTGTTTTGAGAGCGAGACCTATCTGCGCCAGAACGTGGGTTTTGAAGCTGGCGTTGCAGTGATTGGGCCTGCCGGGGAAAACATGGTCAAGTATGCTTCGATTGGAAGCGACTATTTCCGCCAGGCTGCACGTGGCGGAGGTGGTGCTGTTTTTGGAAGTAAAAACCTGAAGGGAATCGTTGTAAGAGGAACGGGTCGCATCGAAGTAGCGGATTGGAAAAACCTAGTTGCTAAATATTCTGAGGATGTACGGCGAGCGTTTGAGAGCAGGCTAGCGACGGCAAGAAAAAAGTATGGAACACCCCTTACACTAGACATAACAAACGCCTCGGGCATGCTCCCAACATTGAATTTCCAGCACGGTACTATGGAAGAAGCGCGCGGAAATTTAGATGCCGAGGCCGTCCGAAAACTGGTTGTTAAAGACCGGGGATGTTATTGCTGCATGACCCCCTGCAGCAAATTTATCAAATTTCAGGCTGCCGCAGAACAGAAGTGTCTGGAAGGCCCGGAGTATGAAACACTTGGCATGATAGGCAGCAATTTGGGCATTTCAGACTTATCTGCAGTCGGCGATTTAAACCTGGCTTGTGACGATTTGGGCATGGATACTATCTCAGCCGGTGCTGTCTTAGGTTTTATTATGGAGTGTATCGATCGGGGTTATCTATCTGAAGATGAAGTCGGGTATGAAATTCGCTTCGGAAAAAAGAAGGATTTGATCCCATTTTTAAACGCTATCGCAAATCGCACCGGCTACGGGAACCAGGCAGCAGAAGGTGTTCGGTACCTGGCAGAATGCATCGGGTCGAAGTCGGTTGATTTTGCAATGCATGTCAAGGGTTTGGAGTTTCCTGCTTACGACCCACGTGCCGGATTTGGAGCCGGACTTGCATATGCTGTATCTCCGCGCGGCGCCTGTCATCGCCGGGCCTGGCCGCCTGCAATTGAGATTATCGGTGGAATTGACAGGTTTTCTTATGAGGGAAAGGCCGAACTGGTTAAAAAGATGTTTGATGAAAACAATTTCCTTCATTCGTTGCTGGTTTGCGATTTCCCTGCGAAATTTATTCCGCTGACTGTAGAAGATTACCTGAAATATTTTTACTACGTTGTTGGCAGTGAGATTGAGAATTTTACGCTTAGCGAATTCGGAGACCGCATTGAAGCCATGTTCCGTGTTTTTAACATCCGGGAAGGATTTACCAGCGTGGACGATACATTGCCTGAGCGCATTCTAAATGAGGGCCTGAAGTCCGGTGCCGCAAAGGGGAAGTATATTACAAAAGATGGCTTAAATATGATGATCCAGGAATATTACGAGCTGCGCGGCTGGGATCACGAAGGGCGTCCTACTGCTGAAACACTTGCTCGTTTGAAAATTGACAAAGAACTAAATGCCGGAGAGTGA
- a CDS encoding SDR family oxidoreductase — translation MREQAGIVSKFDFSNQNVVVTGAGQGIGKGVVMAFLEQKARAVALDRDRGLLAQLRETAASYDSKLVTYHADVTDAKQIAEIFSDIDKKYGGVNILVNCAGVNLHKPALEITPEEWDFVHDVNLKGTFLCCQAAARSMANNKKGRIINIASTFAVGGFPYRSAYCSSKGGVVLLTKTLAWEWAEYGITVNAVAPAAVRTPARAQLFSDDKFVAGLLSKLAIKRLAEVDDVVGSIMFLASDLADYITGHVLLVDGGWTAI, via the coding sequence GTGAGAGAACAGGCAGGTATAGTGAGTAAATTTGATTTTTCAAATCAAAACGTTGTTGTGACCGGCGCCGGCCAGGGGATAGGTAAAGGAGTAGTTATGGCGTTCCTTGAGCAGAAAGCCCGGGCAGTTGCCTTGGATCGCGACAGGGGCTTACTTGCACAACTTCGAGAGACTGCCGCCTCCTATGATTCCAAATTGGTAACATATCATGCAGATGTTACGGATGCGAAGCAGATTGCCGAAATTTTCAGCGATATTGATAAGAAGTATGGAGGCGTCAATATTTTAGTTAACTGTGCAGGTGTAAATTTGCACAAGCCAGCTTTAGAAATAACTCCAGAAGAGTGGGATTTTGTTCACGACGTGAACCTCAAAGGAACCTTTTTATGTTGCCAGGCTGCAGCACGCTCGATGGCAAACAATAAGAAGGGTCGAATCATTAACATTGCTTCTACGTTTGCTGTGGGTGGCTTTCCGTATCGCAGCGCCTATTGTTCCAGTAAGGGCGGAGTGGTTCTGCTCACAAAGACCCTTGCCTGGGAGTGGGCGGAATACGGGATTACGGTTAATGCGGTAGCACCTGCAGCGGTCAGAACCCCTGCAAGAGCACAACTTTTCTCCGATGATAAATTTGTTGCGGGACTGCTTTCAAAGCTTGCTATCAAGCGGTTGGCCGAGGTTGATGATGTGGTGGGCTCCATCATGTTCCTGGCAAGTGACTTGGCTGATTACATTACCGGACACGTTCTTCTTGTAGATGGAGGCTGGACGGCGATCTAG
- a CDS encoding alcohol dehydrogenase catalytic domain-containing protein, translating to MRAMVLEEYGKPLVLWDKPYPKPGWGEVTIKVEACGMCGTDIKIAAGKLPGTRVPVTMGHEPAGVVCEVGPGVTRLKEGDKVIAHFYVTCGKCEYCRSNRESICRDLIGRVGFEVDGGYAEYLRLPETSFLKFPDNLNFEEASLLGDAIGTSYHALKTRGRMEPGDYVLIMGVGGVGLHTVQVAKALGGRVVGVDIDEEKLEVARQHGCDYTILYDRDTYVDKAREIAASSYGYAVIVETVGTPDTMERNIKLLRPGGRLCIVGYLPGSTFPVDPLMSLLDEIEILGSRACSKNDLEAVMKLIEMGKIAPLVTRRFALEEVNEAMRILKEEKIIGRAVVIP from the coding sequence ATGAGGGCCATGGTGCTCGAGGAATACGGAAAGCCTCTGGTGCTTTGGGATAAGCCCTATCCAAAACCGGGTTGGGGCGAAGTGACCATTAAAGTTGAAGCATGCGGCATGTGCGGTACGGACATAAAAATTGCAGCCGGAAAGCTTCCGGGGACAAGAGTGCCTGTAACGATGGGTCATGAACCTGCGGGAGTTGTTTGCGAGGTCGGCCCCGGTGTTACCAGACTAAAAGAGGGAGATAAGGTTATTGCTCACTTTTATGTTACTTGCGGAAAATGCGAATATTGCAGAAGCAACCGGGAAAGCATCTGTCGTGACCTCATAGGGAGAGTTGGTTTTGAGGTAGATGGAGGCTATGCGGAATACCTGAGGCTGCCCGAAACAAGCTTTCTGAAATTTCCCGACAATTTAAACTTTGAAGAAGCTTCATTGTTGGGGGATGCCATTGGGACTTCATATCATGCCCTTAAAACCCGCGGTCGTATGGAACCCGGTGATTATGTCCTGATTATGGGGGTCGGCGGCGTTGGGTTGCACACTGTTCAGGTTGCAAAGGCACTGGGCGGCCGGGTTGTCGGTGTCGATATTGACGAAGAGAAGCTTGAGGTTGCCCGGCAGCATGGATGCGATTATACGATCCTTTATGACAGAGATACGTATGTTGATAAGGCGAGGGAAATAGCGGCATCAAGTTACGGTTATGCTGTGATTGTTGAAACGGTCGGCACCCCAGACACCATGGAAAGAAATATTAAGCTGCTCCGTCCGGGCGGCCGTCTCTGTATCGTTGGATATCTTCCCGGGAGCACTTTTCCTGTTGATCCCCTCATGTCTTTACTTGATGAGATTGAAATTCTCGGATCCCGGGCTTGCTCTAAAAACGATCTGGAAGCTGTTATGAAATTAATTGAAATGGGCAAGATTGCTCCTCTTGTCACGCGCCGTTTTGCCCTCGAAGAGGTAAATGAAGCCATGCGCATCTTGAAAGAAGAAAAAATTATCGGGCGTGCAGTTGTGATTCCGTAA